ACGGACCAACTCCTCATGGCCTTCCAATACCCGCAAACATGCCCCGCACTCAATATCCCACAACCTGAGGAGAGAGAATCCGTGTTAGTTTAGTAACATTTGACAAAATAGTCATGACAAAGCACGTTTATCTCCCGGTTACAGATTCTATAAATATAGACCAGTAAGAAACACCCAGAAGAATATTCCACCCTCAAACACACTCACCGGATAGTGTTGTCCGAGGAGCCGCTGACCactagtctgtctctgtactgcAGACAGGCAATGCCTCTCTTATGGCCATTCAGCGTACGTACAAACTCACACGTACTGGTGCTCCACACCTGGAGGGGCGTCAAGGCAAAAACACACCACCCagaggtcaacacacacacacaaaaaaaagaggCATTTAGCCTAAATAATCCTTCATGTCAACACTAACAGTTTTTACTTTTGAAATCTCTTCCTTCCTGTTTTCCTTCATTAGAATGCTTCTGTACTAGACCCGACAATGAAGCTGCTGAGAACAGTCTGCAGCCAGACCTATAATCCAGCTGTACACCTctgtcttcacacacacacacacacgtcagagtGACACTGTGGAGCTGCATGAAAACATGAATGTAAACACAAAGGTATAACAGTGATACACATTTAGGGGTGTCGAGTAACACTCCCTCTCCCAAACACAGATATTGCAGTCTGCCGTCCCTCCCTTATTACTTGGGGAATGTTTTCCGAGAGCTGGGGCGTAGTGTGCGGGAGACGGCTCGGTACGGAATGCCTTGGCCTGTCTCCCAGGGCGATGGGTGGGCTAGCCAGGGTCTCTTTGTTCCTGGGATCCTGGCTGCCCACAAATCCACCGTCTGGAATACGGGGAGGTACTGGGGAGCTGGGGATGagactggggttggggctgagacgAGACAGACATGCAGGTCCACAGTTTAGCCCCAGGAAGAGACAAAACGTCAGCTCTGGACTCTGGGTTCAGTCAGTGCTTCCCACAGCAGGCCTCTCACTCTGGGCAAACTCAAGCTCTATGCTGCCCTCTACTGGACATGTTGCACAACTGAACTCAACCAGAATGAGAGGATTTGGTAGGGGACACTTGATAGGTGTGGCTGGCTTGTATTTTGCATTTCAAGTATCTTCTGTGAATGAACAATGACAAGCAGTGATGGGGAAGATAACTAGCTTTTGATTAAAACCACCATGGTCAtgcagagcagggggagagaaCTGAAGCCACTCATGTATCATTCTAGCTCACAGGAAGATAAACACACACTAGCCAAGAAATCAAAGCCCGGCTGAATAACGCTGGTTGTGTATTCAGTAGACTCCGCTAAAGCAATGTATAGTCATTCCTTTTGTGTGGTTCAGTGTGCTGAAGGATCATTCAGACAGACATGAACCAAGTTGATGCCAAATGGTTGTCTTTGCAAGATCTGCAACATCCACAGGCAGCAGATCTCTACAGCAAATAAGgcaacacttttttttgttataTAATAAAGACTTAAGATCAAGATGCACAGGATCCAGTGTGTTGGACATGCTAAGAATGTCTCAAGAAAGGATCCCTAAAAAGTTGCTCTCTGGAAAATACAAGGCAGGCAGACCAAAGACAACATGGCAACAGACTGGTGGCTGAGCTGGATCTCTCATGGTACAGGACCCAAGCTACAGCAAAAAGACTGTAGTGGCAGAGGTTGTTGCGGCCTTAGTCTTCTTTGGCCCTAGTGGGATCTAAGTTAGTAAGTCTTGTGCCACTACAAAAGTACTAGAACATATGCTTGTTGAGATGTTGCCATGCTTGAGGCTCTCGTGAGTTGACCTTCGGTCATCGGGGCAAACTTGCCTTGATGGTACGGTCACCGGACGCTGACACAATGTACTTGTCGTCAAAGTCCACCACGTTGACCGCTGCTCTATGGCCGACCAGCACGCGGCGCAGACTGATGTCTGTGGGCGAGGCCATGTCCCACACGGCGATGGAACGGTCCTTCGAGCACGTCACCATCAGACCGTTACAGAATCGCAAGTGGAGAACCGCCTCGTTGTGGTGGATCAGAGTGTTCAGCACCTCCCCAGTGTTCACATCCCACACCCTGAGACACCGAGAGAGATCATCAATATCCGTCAAACACAACATACCACATGCCTCTTGAATTAAATAAGCTTTGGAGCTTCATGGAGCATGGGTAAGAAGGCAGAGCGGGAGAGGAGTTGCTGACCTGACGGTGGAGTCTGAGGACCCGGTGACGATGACCCTCTCATCATACTGCAGACACAACACTGAACCTGTATGACCCGTCAAGATCTTCAGACACTCCAGAGACTGCTTGTCCCAGATCTACACAGAAACAGAGGGGGAGAAATTCACACAAAATCATATTTATCAAACTAAATGTACTATGCGTTGCATTGACACATTGTAAGAAGCTTTCTTGTTATACAATATCCATATTTAGAAATCGTGTATTCAAAATATCCAGTAGACATTAGAGTACACCCGCCCCCCCCACTCTTCAATCAACATCAAACAAGAACGCCGACCTTGATGGAGTTGTCTCTGAGGCCGCTGATGATCTTGTCGTCGTCATACTGCAGACAGTAAACCCCCTTACTGTTCTCTGAGCGACACTGGATCCGCTGCAGATTGTGCCGACCACATCTCCAGTTGGCCTCAATTGTCTAAAGAGAgccgggggggggggtgaaacgGGAAACACAGGAAAGAtcagtgagaagagagggaggttgaAGGGGACAAGGGGAGCAGCAGAAACACTCACCTCTATGTCCTGGATGATTTTGGGGTACAGGGAGCGGTAGTAGGAATTTGGTGGGACTTCTGTGGTTCGATTCTTGAACAGGTACTTTTccctagaagagagaacacattcaattatttatttttttaaaagaCCAAATATACTCATCTCAACAACATCAATTGTCTTTTCCTAAGGTGAAGTTACTTGGATACATTCTATTATGTCGATTGTTGAGAACAGTTATTGATCCATTCTACTGGTGATCTGAATGAAACTCATTGCGATTCAGGGTGATCCCAGTCTGTACTCACCACTGGTGCCTCTCTGACAGGCCTTTCCAGAGGGGGTCTGTACGGACCATACGCTCTATGAGTTTCTTCCACAGCATGCCCTCCGAGATGACCCTCTGCCACTCCTTACACACCAGCTCTGCCGAGCACAGCGAGCGCGCGTCCAGGAAAGACAGGATGTTCTCCGCTATGTGGTCCAGACCCTGAGCTAGAACCACAAGGAGTAGAAGTACTCATGTAATTGTGAATGTGTGGATGAACTGAGCCTGGGGTGTGTTCATTAGTCAGATGCCGCAGCAAACAATTGCAAAATGTGTAGCCTAATGAAAAGGTTTTGCCCACGTAAATGAGTTTATTGGACAAATCCAGGTAGGTCCCTACCGGTTTCAGTAGCTTCAGTTTGGTTCCTAGTCAATATACACCCCTCTAAAGTGGTTTCCTTTGGAGCATTTACTGGTGGCGAGGTAGAAGTTATATTGGTTGTGGTATATTCCGTATAAGCGCACTCATTTTAGGGATGTGACAAATGGACAGTTTTGTGTTTAAAACAGACATTTTTGTATCAGTTTTCCTTTAAGAGAAAATGCCCAAATTCTACTTCAATTCACAACGCAGAGTAATGGACTTATTACATATGGCCGGGCAATGAAGTTATATCTACCAAGGTCATATTATTGAAAGCACCTCGGCTACGACATATTTGGTTGTCTAAGGGTACACTACGGCTTTTTAAATGCCGACATGAAACCCCCTCTAAAGATCGTTTCAAAGTGCCCCCTGAACTGGTATTTTTCTGTAAAGGAATGACGCTTCTGAAGCAGGACTCACATCCATCACTAGGAGACCATAACTGTCAATCAAATAACCGAGCTGCCTGCGCGCAGACCACTGACTCCTAAAAAAGTACTTTAAGGTTTGTTAAATACCGTGACTTACCAAGGTGTTTAGTAGAAAGAAAACATCTTCCGCTAAACTGAGACTGTTCTCGGAAGAACGGCAACTAATCAAACACACGCATCTTTCATAGCGAAGTAGcaagggacggagagagaggggaggggcacagTACAGGCAGGTCGGCCACTTGGCAGGCAGTCAGAACAGAGCACTAGGCCTATCTATCGGCAATCAAAAGATGTATCTCTCAATGGCATGCTCCATTTTGTAATTTCTTGGCTGGCAGGGCATATGATCAATGAATAGACAAGGATATTATACACGCAACAGACCGAAGCCTGAACACACAATCGCCTCATTAGCAAAGAGAAAGAGCAGGTGAGCCAGCTGCACTGTGATTTAAAATGTCTGAAAATATTAAAAGACATCATTTTTCCATTTGGGATTGGATCCCAATTTGGTTTAAACATTTTCGCATTCACCcccttaatataatacatgacgAGGCCATGCTAACAAAGTAATATCTAACTGCAGTGTGAACCATACCTGGCAGTGCAGTGATGAAGTCCCTTTGGAGCATGGGTTTGAGGTAGGAGTTGATGTGGCCGTGTTGGTAGTGGCACATGCGTGAAATCAGGTGTTCCACAAACTCCACCTGGTCAGCCTCAGACCACTGGTCAAACAGCTGGATGCACACGTCCTTCTCCTTCTCATAGTTCCCTTCCGATGGCCGCTTCCTTGAGCCCGTCATAGGACCATTGGTGATCGTCTGAACACAGAAATGAAACGGTTATAAAACCATCAGTCCACAGTGGTGTGTACTGTAAAATGTTTGGACTCGTCAGAGCTTCAGTCGACATGGATCTCGTCAAATGAGCGACAGGCTTTGGGCCTTGATAAAGCTCGTCAGTGTACAGAACTCTATGGGCCGGTTCCCGGACAATCTCTAGAGTATTCTTTTAAGTCCAGTACTAGAatgaatgtacagttgaagtcggaagttcacatacatttaaactcagtttcacaactCCTGAtctttaatcctagtaaaaatcccctgtcttggGGCAATTAGGATCActattttattttaagaacgtaaaatgtcagaataatagtagagaattatttatttcagcttttatttcttccatcacattcccagtaggtcagaagtttacatacactcaattagtatttggtagcattgcctttaaattgtttaacttgggtcaaacgttttgtgtagccttacacaagcttcccacaattagttgggtgaattttggcccattcctcctgacagagctggtgtaacagagtcaggtttgtaggcctccttgctcgcacaagctttttctgttctacccacaaattttctaatgggattgaggtcatggctttgtgatggccacttcaataccttgactttgctgtacttaagcaattttgccacaactttggaagtctgcttgtggtcattgtccatttggaagacccatttgcgaccaagcttaaacttcctgactgatgtcttgagatgttgcttcaatatatccacgtaattttcctgcctcaatgcgatctattttgtgaagtgcaccagtccctcctgcagcaaagcacccccacaacatgctgatgccacccccgtgcttcacggttgggatggtgttctttggcttgcaatcctcccccttttttctctaAATTTAATAATGGTCATCATTGCCAAAAAGTAAaaatttggtttcatcagaccagaggacatttctccaaaaagtacaatctttgtccccatgtgcagttgtaaaccgtagtctggctatatggcggttttggagctgtggcttcttccttgctgagcggcctttcaggttatgtcgatataggactcatttttactgtggatatagatatcaaatcaaatttatttatatagcccttcgtacatcagctgatatctcaaagtgctgtacagaaacccagcctaaaaccccaaacagcaagcaatgcaggtgtagaagcacgatacttatgtacctgtttcctccagcatcttccaagggtcctttgctgttgttctgggattgatttgcactttgagcaccaaagtacgttcacctctaggagacgtttccttcctaagcggtatgatggctacgtggtcccatggtgttattACTTAAGTACtatagtttgtacagatgaacgtggaatgttcaggcgtttggaaattgctcccaaggatgaaccagatttgtggacttgtcttagctgatttcttttgattttcccatgtcgtcaagcaaagaggtgctgagtttgaaggtaggccttgaaattcatccacaggtacacctccaattgactcaaataatgtcaattagcctatcagaccaGGCCATGACATaatcttctggaattttccaagctgtttaaagaaacagtcaacttagtgtatgtaaacatttgacccactggaattgcgctacagtgaattataagtgaaatgatctgtctgtaaacaattgttggaaaaattacttgtgtcatgcaaagtagatgtcccaaccgtcttgccaaaactatagtttgataacaagaaatttgtggagtggttgaaaaatttgtttgaaaatgactccaacctaagtgtatgtaaacttccaacctcAACTGTATGTCTGGGAAACTGGCTTTATATAATGAATCTGGCTTTGGTGTGTGGATTGCCTCTTCAAATTGCCATGACGTTGTGCTCGGAGAAAGGTTTTTGATGACACTGTAGTCTGGCATTAGTACCCACACTGCCCACTGGAAACCACAACGAGATTGTCAATATTGATGGCACAAGGCACACCTTAAAGATAATTATGAAGACATAAAAATGGGAGAGACGCTAACGGGTTATACATGTGTTTTTTGGAGGTGGACTAGGCTAATATACTGCCATTACGCGTTGGTGACTGTCTGGCCGTGGACCCATGGTCTGTTGCCTCACCTTGAACACTATGATCTTCTTTGATGAGAGGTCATCTGTCTGGGAGTCCATGAAAGTGGTGTTCTGAGGGGGAGAGGCCATTGGTAAATCAAGAGacattaattaacataaacacagcCAGTCCAAACCTTCTGGCCCAAAATGTACAACATCCAATGTACCATGGGGGACCAATTACAATGCCAGCAGGCTTGTCATCATTTCTCATCTGAAGAAGCAGTCAGTCAAAGTAAGCTAATTGTTTAAGCATGGGGGACTGGGTTCAACATTGATATGCATTAGGTATTAGCAGAGGCTTGGgtttgaagagggagggaggaatccATGGCTTGTCAACAGCTGCCCCTTATTCAGACCCGCAAAGCCATGTCAATCTGACATGTATTCAGAAGATTGACATGAAATCTGATAAAGAAATCTGACCTTATAGGGTTGGCTGTGAGAGGTAACACCAGATGGTATGATAATTCCATTTAAAACAGTCCCGGCTGTGTCTAAATGTGATCAGCTTTTGTGTCCTCCTAGGAGAATGTGGGCATGTTTGTTTGGGGCAACAGATTATCTACAACTGAACCTAAACACATGCAGTCATTTTTATTTAGCTGACATTACTCCTGCCTGTATCAACATTAAGTGATTGTGCCATATGCCACAAGCCTAGATTGGCACGCTTTGTCCAATACAGAAGCATATGACTAGGATGCTAACGTTACTTTGCAAGACAGCCAGTGACATTATGTGATAGCAAATCTTTGCCCATATGTCACTGGCTAAGGTGACAAAACAGAACACTGTCTGGAACAAAATGCACCGATGTAGTAGCTACGTTAACAAGATAATCGGCTGACATTAATCTACGGATGGCTAAATCAAAAATAGCGTCACGATAGTTACCCATCATAATTGTATCTAACATTACGTTCATTTCTGAATAGCTAACCTGTCTACCTGGCCTTTTTGCCTGACGAGATTGTCATACTGACTTGTTAGCTAGCGTTACCTACTCAGAAAATGTAGACAAaactccagctgtttgcttcgaACATATCAAACATAATTACTTGTTTATTACGCAAGTTAACGTCAGCACTTCCTCTAGAGTTTATGTCATTGTGAATCAGTGGCGTTTCGAGATGCTTAGTGTTCGGTAATGGACAGAGTGGGGAGTGCCTCTTTTAGCTAACGTTATAAATATATTTATCTATGTGCGTGGTTGACAATCAGGGTAGTTATGTACCTAGTCGGCTAACAAGAAATAGTTAGCCAATGGTTGGCGCTCAAGAAACAGTACACATTTATCGGAAACCTAACTTTGTTTAACCTGGAAAGCTTGTGGCTAACTTGGAGTCGGACAAATGGCGCAGCGGCGACGCAGTGAGATCCAATCGCCTAGCTAGTTCCTTTGCTAGTTAACTGGTTAGCATGTAAGTATTTAAAGACGGGGCCACTTCCCGGCCCTTTCTCGTACTAGCAGACTCACTCCTCGTCCTGTCGACCTCTACCATTCGGATGACAATCATTACCTTCCCAATCATTTCCAAAATCATTATGGTGTTACCTAGAATAATTACAAACATGAGCCACGGGTTAATGTTAGATCAGACATCGGGCCCTCCCTCTACTCGCTAGGTAGCGAACGGTActactagctaatgttagctaggcatATTCTATTTTGTATGTCATCTCGGCTCTCCCGTTTGTTCAAAATCGTTTCGATCGGTTCTACTCGAGTGTTAATACAATATTACGCACTCCGACATCGATATTATGGGGCAGAAAGTAATCATCCAATCCCAAAACTCACCATCAGCTCCAACGTTTTGTCCTCCATCTCCGGCTCCATATTGTTGCTCCCCGAAACTCGCTCGCTGCGAAAATGGAAACCCAGCCCTGAGTCGGCGACGGGCCGCAGATCGAATGACGTCACAGGACACAACTGGTTCGGGGGTGGGTTCACTGAAGCATAGACTTACTTGGTTGGTCGAGAAATTATAAAGAAGGTATTATCATTCTGTGGTTGGCTCTTTTCTGCTGCTAAGGGAAAGAGGTTGTGCTTGTTCGAGGGTCGACTTCCGCCAGGTGCTGCTCAGATGatctgatctacaaatcacctccACTTGCAAAAGACTGATTACAACAGTTCATGATGTAAAGATTAGCAAATCTACACTGTGTCTAGAATTGGGAAAGTGATCATTACAATTATATTGAAAGTTAGATTATAAATGGGCTTCCCTTGATGCATCCCACTAGCTAATTACTGTTATATTGGCACGGGCTGGATATAAATATGTCACGTAACTTTCCCGTTTAACAGCGAAGAGAATAGTGTACTTGTCACTGGATGTACCAAGACATTCAATACACTAAAATTCCTGTTGGAAAAAAATGCAAAGGGTAATATTTACTTTGTGTATACTAAATAAGCCCTGAATCAAACAGAACGCACCTGCAGTCACACGAAAgtcatatatatacactgctcaaaaaataaagggaacactaaaataacatcctagatctgaatgaaatattcttattaaatacttttctttacatagttgaatgtgctgacaacaaaatcacacactgtgcgaccccccaaagaaatgccaccccacgactgacccaccgccaaaccggtcatgctggaggatgttgcaggcagcagaatgttctccacggcatctccagactctgtcacgtctgtcacatgtgctcagtgtcaacctgctttcatctgtgaagagcacagggcgccagtggcgaatttgccaatcttggtgttctctggcaaatgccaaacaccctgcacggtgttgggctgtaagcacaaccccacctgtggacgtcgggccctcataccacccttatggagtctgtttctaaccgtttgagcagacacatgcacatttgtggcctgctggaggtcattttgcagggctctggcagtgctcctccttgcacaaaggcggaggtagcggtcctgctgctgggttcttgccctcctccacgtctcctgatgtactggcctgtctcctggtagcgcctccatgctctggacactacactgactgacaccgcaaaccttcttgccacagctcgcattgatgtgccatcctggatgagctgcactaccagcattcaaaagtgatcaaaacatcagccaggaagcataggaactgagaagtggtctgtggtcaccacctgcataaccactcctttattgggggtgtcttgctaattgcctataatttccacctgttgtctataccatttgcacaacagcatgtgaaatttattgtcaatcagtgttgcttcctaagtggacagtttgatttcacagaagtgtgattgacttggagttacattgtgttgtttaagtgttccctttatttttttgagcagtgtatatatatatatatatcccataaTCTTAATTTTATTAACCTTTCTAATAGGAAATCCACTGGGCCAACCAAGTCTTGACACCTGATTTGCAAACAATGAGGTAATTTAATACATCTCATACAAAATGGTGACAGATGAATAGATcaaatccagaaaatgtcataaCATGGGCTTTTGATGTTGAAAAGTCATCACACATCACATTCATAACTTGATAAAATAGCTCACTGTGCCCCAAAAGGGGCTATATAGAACCATCCCATTCTTACGTGCCAGATCCAGACAATAGTCCCCACCCCCATAGCTCACATTCAGGCTGACAAAATATATTGTTTTAGACACTGCAAGCCACAAAGTCCCCCAAAACAACATCTAGTGCCTCTGACCAAAATGTGCAGGGAGAATCAGAGCCAGGCAGGGCTGTGTCAAACCTAcagataactgccaaaataaagggaacactaacctaaagtgtcttaataggttGCCGGACCAgaacgagccagaacagcttcaatgcgcattggcatagattctacatgGGTCTGGAagtctattggagggatgtgacaccactTTTACATGAGAAATGCAATCATTGTGTTTTGTTGGACATGGTGGTGAAAAACACCATCTCGggcaccgctccagaatctcccataagtgttcagttgggttgagatctggtgactgagacagccatggcatatggtttacattgttttcatgctcatcaaaccatttagTGCCCACTCATACATTGTGGATGGGAGCATTGTCTTCCTATGGGGGGCATAGCCATCGTAGCCCAAATAATCGGCAACTGGActtgcccagcatttttatacgtGACCATAAGCATACGAATTCTTAGGAGCCACACCTGTGTGGAaccacctgctttcaatatactttgtatccctcatttacttatTTGctatattttggcagttacctacagtggggagaacaagtatttgatacactgccgattttgcaggttttcccacttacaaagcatgtagaggtctgtaatttttatcataggtacactgtAAGACTGAAAATTGAGAGAGAATGAAAATTAAacaaaaatgcagaaaatcacattgtatgatttttaattaatttgcattttattgcatgacataagtatttgatcacctaccaaccagtaagaattctgtctctcacagacctgttagggCTTCTTAAaaaagccctcctgttctccagtcattacctgtattaactgcacctgtttgaactcgttacctgtataaaagacacctgtccacacactaaatcagactccaacctctccacaatggcctaGACCAGatagctgtgtaaggacatcagggataaaattgtagacctgctcAAGGCTGGGGTGGGCTataggacaataggcaagcagcttggtgagaaggcaacaactgttggtgcaattattagaaaatgtaaGAAGTTCAatatgatggtcaatcaccctcggtctggggctccatgcaagatctcatctCATGGGGCCTCagtgatcatgaggaaggtgagggatcagcccagaactacgcggcaggacctggtcaatgacctgaagagagctgggacagcAGTCTCAatgaaaaccattagtaacacactacgccgtaatggattaaaatcctgcagcgcacgcaaggtccccctgctcaagccagcgcatgttcaggcccgtctgaagtttgccaatgaccatctggatgatccagaggaggaatgggagaaggtcatgtggtctgatgagacaaaaagagctttttggtctaaactccactcgccgtttggaggaagaaggatgagtacaaccccaagaataccatcccaaccataaagcatggaggtggaaacattctttggggatgcttttctgcaaaggggacaggacgaatgcaccgtattgaggggaggatggatgggccatgtatcgcaagatcttggccaacaacctccttccctcagtaagagcattgaagatgggtcgtggctgggtcttccagcatgacaacgacccgaaacacacagccagggcaactaaggagtggctctgtaagaagcatctcaaggtcctggagtggcctagccagtctccagacctgaacccaatagaagatctttggagggagctgaaagtccatatcgcccagcgacagccccgaaacctgaaggatctggagaaggtctgtatggatgAGTGGGCCAatatccctgctgcagtgtgtgcaaacctggtcaagaactacaggaaacgtatgatctctgtaattgcaaacaaaggtttctgtaccaaatatgaagttctgcttttctgatgtatcaaatactgatgtcatgcaataaaatgcaaattaattacttaatcataaagtgatttttctggatttgttttagattccatctcagttgaagtgtacccattgtaagtaggaaaacctacaaaatcagcagtgtatcatactttttctccccactgtatatataatgggTAGGGGAAAGACTAGAGACAGTCAGAGCCATTAGTCATTCACATCCAGTACCATTGTACTCAAATGTAACTATACAGATTTCTATTGATGTAGATcaggatgggcaactccagtcctcaggggcctgATTGTTGTCACATTTCCCCCAACCCCTGCTGAAACGCCTGACTGGAACCAACACAACCCCGAACAACTTCTACCCCAAGCtatgactgctaaatagttaattaCAGTCTGGGTAGCTATTGCTTAACTATCTGCATTGGCACTAAGTCGGACTCAACACATACGTTGCTGtttatcctgttgtctagtcactttatcccctccctatatgtacatatctacctctctcGTACTACTGTGTGTATATAGCAAAGTTATCATTGTgtatgtctttaaaaaaaaatctgcattgttggaaagaccagtaagtaagcatttcactgttatagAGTGCTCATATCAGGGGTGCATTCAGAACACTTCAACATTGCATGACGGTTTGTATTGAATGACACATTtccccaaaaacactacacacCGTTCTTCAACAGCTTTGGTGGTGGCCTGATCAACATGGCTGTGACCATCTAAAAACCACAGAACTCATACTGCACACCGTATGGTAACTGCCCCCTGGGCCATCATCACACTCAACTGGTCGTTCAGTATTGAACACGACCCAGTAACATGCCTGGAAGACAAGACATACAAAACTGCCTGGCAACAAGCACACTGGCTCTCATTGTCTGAATTGCAGTGCCAAACTGACCAATCAATCACAG
Above is a genomic segment from Oncorhynchus masou masou isolate Uvic2021 chromosome 12, UVic_Omas_1.1, whole genome shotgun sequence containing:
- the LOC135550470 gene encoding F-box and WD repeat domain-containing 11-B-like, which encodes MEPEMEDKTLELMNTTFMDSQTDDLSSKKIIVFKTITNGPMTGSRKRPSEGNYEKEKDVCIQLFDQWSEADQVEFVEHLISRMCHYQHGHINSYLKPMLQRDFITALPAQGLDHIAENILSFLDARSLCSAELVCKEWQRVISEGMLWKKLIERMVRTDPLWKGLSERHQWEKYLFKNRTTEVPPNSYYRSLYPKIIQDIETIEANWRCGRHNLQRIQCRSENSKGVYCLQYDDDKIISGLRDNSIKIWDKQSLECLKILTGHTGSVLCLQYDERVIVTGSSDSTVRVWDVNTGEVLNTLIHHNEAVLHLRFCNGLMVTCSKDRSIAVWDMASPTDISLRRVLVGHRAAVNVVDFDDKYIVSASGDRTIKVWSTSTCEFVRTLNGHKRGIACLQYRDRLVVSGSSDNTIRLWDIECGACLRVLEGHEELVRCIRFDNKRIVSGAYDGKIKVWDLQAALDPRAPASTLCLRTLVEHSGRVFRLQFDEFQIISSSHDDTILIWDFLNVSTNGQTEGRSPSRTYTYISR